Within Streptomyces antibioticus, the genomic segment GCGCGGGCCTGACCCTCGCCGAGATCCGGTCGGTGCTGGACATCCGCGATAGCGGCGAGGCCCCGTGCGGGCACGTCACCACGTTGATCGGCGAGCGGCTCGCGGACATCGAGCGGCGCATGGCTGAGCTCTGCCAGACGCGTACGGCGCTGCGCGAGCTTGCCCGACGAGCCGCCGTCACCGATCCCGACACATGTTCCGCGGGCGAGATCTGCACCATCCTCACGCGGCCGTGACCGCCTGCCGGTCCGGGGCCGAGATGAGGCGGGGGACGAGACGGACGTAGGCGACCATGCCGATGACCTCGACCAGGGTCTGGGTGACCACGACGGCAGGGGCGAGGGCCAGCGCGTCGGGGAGGGCGAGGGCCAGGGGCATGACGACCAGGGAGTTACGCGTCGCGCCCGTGAAGACGACTGCCCGGGAGGCGGGGGCGTCGAGGCGGAAGAGGCGAGCGATGGCGCGCCCGGCGAAGGCCATGACCACGAGAAAGAGGACGTAGAAGGGGATGACGGCGGCAACGTCCCGCAGGCTTCCGTCGAGCTTGGGGACCTGGGAGGCGACCACCGTGATCAGGGTCGCGGCCATCAGCGGCACCATCGCCGTCGTGGCCGCGTCCGAGACCTTCTGGCCGCCCTGCTGACGGGCCGCCCATGCCTGGAGAGCCCAGGCAAGTGCGAGCGGGATCACGATGAGCACAAGGAAGGCTTCGACGAACGGAGCGACTTCGACGACGTCGGCCAGCCGTGAGCCCATGAACAGGTACAGGAACCCGGGCAAAAGCAGCATCTGGGCGACGAGCAGCAGCGGTGTGGCGGCCAGCAGGCGCCTGCTGGAGCCGCCGGCCAGGCCGCTGAAGACGATCACGTAGTCCACGCACGGGCACAGCAGAACCAGCAGAACGCCCACACGGACTGCCTGCACTGCGGGCAGGAA encodes:
- a CDS encoding arsenic resistance protein, producing MPRESQGLVEGMEHHQIAIYLGAMAVGGLLGWAAPATGPGLEYAINPVLGALLFVTFLQVPAADLLRSLRDGRFLGAALVVNFAVVPLVVAAMFSFLPAVQAVRVGVLLVLLCPCVDYVIVFSGLAGGSSRRLLAATPLLLVAQMLLLPGFLYLFMGSRLADVVEVAPFVEAFLVLIVIPLALAWALQAWAARQQGGQKVSDAATTAMVPLMAATLITVVASQVPKLDGSLRDVAAVIPFYVLFLVVMAFAGRAIARLFRLDAPASRAVVFTGATRNSLVVMPLALALPDALALAPAVVVTQTLVEVIGMVAYVRLVPRLISAPDRQAVTAA
- a CDS encoding heavy metal-responsive transcriptional regulator, producing the protein MRIGDLAAAGQVTAKTIRFYEQAGLLPAPPRTASGYRDYTPEAVSRLAFIRDAQGAGLTLAEIRSVLDIRDSGEAPCGHVTTLIGERLADIERRMAELCQTRTALRELARRAAVTDPDTCSAGEICTILTRP